A region from the Kineothrix sp. IPX-CK genome encodes:
- a CDS encoding class II D-tagatose-bisphosphate aldolase, non-catalytic subunit gives MQHPLKAMIEKRKRGIHCAVPSYCTANELVIEAVLEEALRHDDIALIEATANQVNQFGGYTGMKPPDFVRMVLAIAHRIGFDEAKIILGGDHLGPLTWCRETEETAMKKAEVLVASYVKAGFTKIHLDTSMKLGDDPKEEKLPTRVIASRGARLLKVCEEAFKEVKKLNPHAVKPVYIIGSEVPIPGGSQEAEEDVMVTTVEDFEDTVETYTDVFQEYDLENAWDDIIAVVVQPGVEFSDSSICKYDRMKARELCMALKKYNSLVFEGHSTDYQSAKALREMVEDGVGILKVGPALTFALREALFALNKMEEELIDEECKCSGFIQVLEKVMLEKPDNWKKHYHGSEKYLKLARKYSFSDRCRYYLGEKEVTESIELLFHNLDMVEIPLNMLYQYMPVQHKKVRDGILKNTARSLAKDVVTSIIYDYEYASKENYEIGWS, from the coding sequence ATGCAGCATCCATTAAAGGCAATGATAGAAAAACGGAAAAGAGGAATTCATTGTGCGGTGCCGTCATATTGCACTGCAAATGAACTGGTTATTGAAGCTGTGCTGGAGGAAGCATTAAGACATGATGATATTGCTCTGATTGAGGCGACCGCGAATCAGGTAAACCAATTCGGGGGGTATACGGGAATGAAGCCGCCTGATTTTGTAAGGATGGTTCTCGCGATAGCGCACCGCATCGGTTTTGATGAAGCCAAAATTATATTGGGAGGAGATCATTTGGGTCCTTTGACATGGTGCCGCGAAACAGAGGAAACAGCGATGAAAAAGGCGGAAGTATTGGTGGCCTCTTATGTAAAAGCCGGATTTACCAAAATACATTTGGATACCAGCATGAAATTAGGCGATGATCCAAAAGAAGAAAAATTGCCGACACGTGTAATTGCAAGTCGTGGTGCAAGGTTACTTAAAGTGTGTGAAGAAGCTTTTAAGGAGGTGAAGAAACTGAATCCTCATGCTGTGAAACCGGTATACATCATTGGAAGTGAGGTGCCAATACCGGGAGGAAGCCAGGAAGCGGAAGAAGATGTAATGGTCACAACGGTGGAAGATTTTGAGGACACAGTGGAAACGTACACAGATGTCTTTCAGGAGTATGATTTGGAAAATGCATGGGATGATATTATTGCAGTTGTTGTACAGCCGGGTGTTGAGTTTTCCGATTCATCAATTTGTAAATATGATCGAATGAAGGCAAGAGAGTTATGTATGGCATTGAAAAAATATAATAGTCTTGTATTTGAAGGACACTCCACCGACTATCAGAGTGCAAAAGCTTTGCGTGAAATGGTGGAAGACGGTGTTGGAATTTTAAAAGTAGGTCCGGCACTTACATTTGCACTTCGGGAAGCACTGTTTGCCTTGAATAAAATGGAAGAAGAACTGATAGATGAAGAATGCAAGTGCTCTGGGTTTATCCAAGTATTGGAAAAAGTAATGCTGGAAAAACCGGATAACTGGAAAAAACATTATCATGGATCAGAGAAATATCTGAAATTGGCAAGAAAGTACAGTTTTTCTGATAGATGCCGTTACTATTTAGGAGAAAAAGAAGTTACTGAATCGATAGAACTGCTTTTTCATAATCTTGATATGGTGGAAATTCCGCTAAATATGTTATATCAGTATATGCCGGTTCAGCACAAGAAGGTAAGGGACGGGATTCTTAAAAATACAGCAAGATCATTGGCGAAGGATGTAGTTACATCTATTATCTATGATTATGAGTATGCATCAAAAGAAAATTATGAAATAGGCTGGTCATGA